Proteins encoded by one window of Candidatus Binatia bacterium:
- a CDS encoding SDR family oxidoreductase, which yields MADHVAGKSIIVTGAGSGFGRLVSERLAARGAKVACADVNLDAVEAVKKAITERGGSALALHADVANLADMRALAKATVDAFGAIDVLVNNAGIMPLAFYADHAAAVDAWHRCIDVNLKGVLNGIVAVYDQMIAQGRGHVVNLSSIYGNYPVVGAAVYGATKAAVNFLSESLRVETRGKIKVTIVKPTGVPTTGLAGTVINQAAAVGILGQNTNEFMEMFAQITEGRFPAENLDPESIAYPSLAPEFIADAIVHAIDQPWGVSIGDVTVRAAGDHFIL from the coding sequence ATGGCGGATCACGTCGCAGGCAAGTCGATCATCGTCACGGGCGCGGGCAGCGGCTTCGGTCGGCTGGTTTCCGAGCGCCTCGCCGCGCGCGGCGCGAAGGTCGCCTGTGCCGACGTGAACCTCGACGCGGTCGAGGCGGTGAAGAAGGCGATCACGGAGCGAGGCGGCTCGGCGCTCGCGCTGCACGCGGACGTCGCGAACCTCGCCGACATGCGCGCGCTCGCGAAGGCGACCGTCGACGCCTTCGGCGCGATCGACGTGCTCGTGAACAACGCCGGCATCATGCCGCTCGCCTTCTACGCGGACCACGCGGCCGCGGTCGACGCCTGGCACCGCTGCATCGACGTCAACTTGAAGGGCGTCCTGAACGGCATCGTCGCGGTGTACGACCAGATGATCGCGCAGGGCCGCGGCCACGTGGTCAACCTGTCGTCGATCTACGGCAACTACCCGGTCGTCGGCGCCGCGGTGTACGGCGCGACCAAGGCGGCGGTGAACTTCCTCTCCGAGTCGCTGCGCGTCGAGACGCGCGGCAAGATCAAGGTCACGATCGTCAAGCCGACCGGCGTGCCGACCACGGGGCTCGCCGGCACGGTGATCAACCAAGCGGCTGCCGTCGGCATCCTCGGGCAGAACACGAACGAGTTCATGGAGATGTTCGCGCAGATCACCGAGGGCCGCTTCCCGGCCGAGAACCTCGACCCGGAGAGCATCGCCTACCCGAGCCTCGCGCCCGAGTTCATCGCCGACGCGATCGTGCACGCGATCGACCAGCCGTGGGGCGTGTCGATCGGCGACGTCACGGTGCGCGCCGCGGGGGATCACTTCATTCTGTAA
- a CDS encoding DUF2272 domain-containing protein codes for MDLPRSTPRVGARLAALLALAAFTALAGCAALAPAPDAHVPPFARVPYEPFSRDAAIGVALREWRAFGSRIDDAPPDPERDMPSDATPERTSGLWQRVGEYWWLGQDAGSRESRWTGRHDARGAVFPPEEDARYAWSAAFVSYVMRIAGARDGFPYAASHATYVNAALTDPEGLRIRAERPEEYPPQPGDLICMGRDRSKGIRFDDLPADFAGHCDLVVEAMPGSLTVVGGNVGDSVTLKHVPVTDSGTLATPDGRVLDARYPWFVVIRVLYDR; via the coding sequence GTGGACCTACCTCGAAGCACTCCGCGCGTAGGAGCACGCCTCGCCGCGCTGCTCGCGCTCGCGGCGTTCACCGCGCTCGCTGGCTGCGCGGCGCTCGCGCCGGCGCCCGACGCGCACGTGCCACCCTTCGCGCGCGTTCCCTACGAGCCGTTCTCGCGCGACGCCGCGATCGGCGTCGCGCTTCGCGAGTGGCGCGCGTTCGGCTCGCGCATCGACGACGCTCCGCCGGACCCCGAGCGCGACATGCCGAGCGACGCGACCCCCGAACGCACCTCGGGTCTCTGGCAGCGCGTCGGCGAGTACTGGTGGCTCGGGCAGGACGCGGGCAGCCGCGAGTCCAGATGGACGGGACGGCACGACGCGCGCGGCGCGGTCTTCCCGCCCGAAGAGGACGCGAGGTACGCGTGGTCGGCGGCGTTCGTCTCCTACGTCATGCGCATCGCGGGCGCGCGCGACGGCTTCCCCTACGCGGCGTCGCACGCGACCTACGTCAACGCGGCGCTCACCGACCCGGAAGGTCTGCGAATCCGCGCCGAGCGCCCCGAGGAGTACCCGCCGCAGCCCGGCGACCTGATCTGCATGGGCCGCGACCGCTCGAAGGGCATCCGCTTCGACGATCTGCCGGCCGACTTCGCAGGGCATTGCGACCTGGTCGTCGAGGCGATGCCCGGGTCGCTCACGGTGGTCGGCGGCAACGTCGGCGACAGCGTCACGCTGAAGCACGTCCCGGTGACCGACTCCGGCACGCTCGCGACGCCGGACGGCCGCGTCCTCGACGCGCGCTACCCGTGGTTCGTCGTGATCCGCGTGCTGTACGACCGCTGA
- a CDS encoding linear amide C-N hydrolase: MCTRVVYLGVDDRIVTGRSMDWKTELATNLWALPRGVRRGGLAGPGSIEWTAKYGSLVATAYDVCTTDGANEAGLAANLLWLAESRYPDRDAGGPAISLSLWAQYVLDNFATVAEAVKALTLTPLRIATAEVPGEDRLATLHLAISDASGDSAIVEYVDGRQTIHHDRRYQVMTNSPIFEKQLAINEYWREIGGTVMLPGTNRAADRFVRASFYIDAIPKTEDQRLAVAGVFSVLRNVSVPYGISTPNEPNISTTRWRTVFDHKARRYFFESALSPNTFWVEMKKLDFGAGAPTRRLRLGDEEMMVYAGDASGAFEEAAPFAFLAVA; this comes from the coding sequence ATGTGCACGCGGGTAGTGTACCTCGGCGTCGACGACCGCATCGTCACCGGGCGCAGCATGGACTGGAAGACCGAGCTCGCGACGAACCTGTGGGCGCTGCCGCGCGGCGTGCGGCGCGGCGGGCTCGCCGGTCCGGGCTCGATCGAATGGACCGCGAAGTACGGCAGCCTGGTCGCGACCGCCTACGACGTCTGCACGACCGACGGCGCCAACGAGGCCGGGCTCGCGGCCAACCTGCTGTGGCTCGCCGAATCGCGCTACCCCGACCGGGACGCAGGCGGCCCCGCGATCTCGCTCTCGCTGTGGGCGCAGTACGTCCTCGACAACTTCGCGACCGTCGCCGAGGCGGTGAAGGCTCTGACCCTGACGCCGCTGCGCATCGCCACTGCGGAGGTGCCCGGCGAGGACCGGCTCGCGACGCTGCACCTCGCGATCTCGGACGCGTCGGGCGACAGCGCGATCGTCGAGTACGTCGACGGGCGTCAAACCATCCACCACGACCGCCGCTACCAGGTGATGACCAACTCGCCGATCTTCGAGAAGCAGCTCGCGATCAACGAGTACTGGCGGGAGATCGGCGGCACGGTGATGCTGCCGGGCACGAACCGCGCGGCAGACCGCTTCGTGCGCGCGTCGTTCTACATCGACGCGATCCCGAAGACCGAGGATCAGCGGCTCGCCGTGGCCGGCGTGTTCAGCGTGCTGCGCAACGTCTCCGTTCCGTACGGCATCTCGACGCCGAACGAGCCTAACATCTCGACCACGCGCTGGCGCACGGTCTTCGACCACAAGGCGCGGCGCTACTTCTTCGAGTCGGCGCTGTCGCCGAACACCTTCTGGGTCGAGATGAAGAAGCTCGACTTCGGCGCCGGCGCGCCGACGCGTCGCTTGCGGCTCGGCGACGAGGAGATGATGGTCTACGCGGGCGACGCGAGCGGCGCGTTCGAGGAGGCGGCGCCGTTCGCGTTCCTCGCCGTGGCGTAG
- a CDS encoding sulfatase-like hydrolase/transferase — MRRRLLWLLAAVAVLGLAGALAFQRYWYYLPGLLAELRDPVQPNREVAWESGPETPGAPPGERPPNIVLIVADDLGYNDITLSGGGVANGAVPTPNIDALAKEGANLTQSYAGNATCAPSRAAIMTGRYATRFGFEFTPAPLQFARLLGHTLNGEHPPIYHAEREKDVPPMAEMVVPASEITLPQLLKTRGYRTLMLGKWHLGETPTARPEARGFDEFLGFLSGASLYAPVNDPDVVESRQDFDPIDKFLWANLPFAVVKNDEPGRFAPSKYMTDYLAEEAAKAITANRNRPFFLYVAFNAPHTPLQALKSDYDALAGIEDHRLRVYGAMIRALDRGVGTIMESLRANGLDENTLVIFTSDNGGAHYVGLPDVNKPFRGWKATFFEGGIRVPMLVRWPARIAPGTVLGGAVGHVDIFATAAAAAGAELPRDRVVDGVDLLPFLTGVESGAPHQTLFWRSGGYWVLLDGRWKLQRAEHPDKVWLFDLENDPTEKTNLAETRPDVRDAMLAKLAQIDAEQAKPLWPSLLEGAIVIDRPLDTPAVPGEEYVYWSN; from the coding sequence ATGCGTCGGCGCTTGCTCTGGCTCCTCGCGGCGGTCGCGGTGCTCGGCCTCGCCGGCGCCCTCGCCTTCCAGCGCTACTGGTACTACCTGCCCGGCCTGCTCGCGGAGCTTCGCGATCCGGTGCAGCCGAACCGCGAGGTCGCGTGGGAAAGCGGCCCCGAGACGCCGGGCGCCCCGCCCGGCGAGCGGCCGCCCAACATCGTCCTCATCGTCGCCGACGACCTCGGCTACAACGACATCACGCTCTCGGGCGGCGGGGTCGCGAACGGTGCCGTCCCGACGCCGAACATCGACGCGCTCGCGAAGGAAGGCGCGAACTTGACGCAGTCCTACGCCGGCAACGCGACGTGCGCGCCCTCGCGCGCGGCGATCATGACCGGACGCTACGCGACGCGCTTCGGCTTCGAGTTCACGCCCGCACCGCTCCAGTTCGCGCGTCTCCTGGGCCACACGCTGAACGGCGAGCACCCGCCGATCTACCACGCCGAGCGCGAGAAGGACGTGCCGCCGATGGCGGAGATGGTCGTGCCGGCGAGCGAGATCACGCTGCCGCAGCTCCTGAAGACCCGGGGCTACCGCACGCTGATGCTCGGCAAGTGGCACCTCGGCGAGACGCCGACGGCGCGGCCCGAGGCGCGCGGCTTCGACGAGTTCCTGGGCTTCCTCTCGGGCGCGTCGCTGTACGCGCCGGTGAACGATCCCGACGTCGTCGAGTCGCGGCAGGACTTCGACCCGATCGACAAGTTCCTGTGGGCGAACCTGCCCTTCGCGGTCGTCAAGAACGACGAGCCCGGCCGCTTCGCGCCGTCGAAGTACATGACGGATTACCTCGCCGAGGAAGCCGCGAAGGCGATCACCGCGAACCGCAACCGTCCCTTCTTCCTCTACGTGGCGTTCAACGCGCCGCACACGCCGCTCCAGGCGCTCAAGTCCGACTACGACGCGCTCGCCGGCATCGAGGACCATCGCCTGCGCGTCTACGGCGCCATGATCCGCGCGCTCGACCGCGGCGTCGGCACCATCATGGAGAGCCTGCGGGCGAACGGCCTCGACGAGAACACGCTGGTCATCTTCACGAGCGACAACGGCGGCGCGCACTACGTGGGCCTGCCCGACGTCAACAAGCCCTTCCGCGGCTGGAAGGCGACCTTCTTCGAGGGCGGCATCCGCGTGCCGATGCTCGTGCGCTGGCCCGCGCGCATCGCGCCCGGCACCGTGCTCGGCGGCGCGGTCGGGCACGTCGACATCTTCGCGACCGCCGCCGCGGCGGCCGGCGCCGAGCTGCCGCGCGACCGCGTGGTCGACGGCGTCGACCTGCTGCCCTTCCTCACCGGCGTCGAGAGCGGCGCGCCGCACCAGACGCTGTTCTGGCGCTCGGGCGGCTACTGGGTGCTGCTCGACGGCCGCTGGAAGCTGCAGCGCGCGGAGCATCCGGACAAGGTGTGGCTGTTCGACCTCGAGAACGACCCGACGGAGAAGACCAACCTCGCCGAGACGCGCCCGGACGTCCGCGACGCGATGCTCGCGAAGCTCGCGCAGATCGACGCCGAGCAGGCGAAGCCGCTGTGGCCGTCGCTGCTCGAGGGCGCGATCGTCATCGACCGCCCGCTCGACACGCCCGCGGTGCCCGGCGAGGAGTACGTCTACTGGTCGAACTGA
- a CDS encoding glycine-rich protein, which yields MAATVALGIGTGFAALPPNCTGKNPVTCTFAYNGTDGTDGSVQTFTVPEKVRVLTIDAWGAQGGGELGGLGGHERAMIGVTPGETLYIHVGGQPGGSTGGYNGGGDAHLGLAGGGGASDVRRAPGGLNDRVVVAGGGGGEGEKSPFAIGLPTTPVEGGAGGAMPGTRSPACTESIFAVCGGGGSTTGGVAGFCVNSTGKPSAGAEGVGGSGNTCGAGGGGGYLGGGGGGLDGIIENGETLFFGPGGGGSGHVLDGVRQLQEQGVRSGHGLVTITYGTKPVVPVGNVVCPWISGTAKFAKPLKNTPSTKPVKLTLKLTGSCDGSGVVGGKAPITDVTVNATLQLEAGATCSLAPYAASKPQKLQVKWQGRNARNKPIMVATTKTTIAEPFQYSVNASEFQLRSPVLTDPKKPFVNDNVLMVIGVLVPPAVQQAMCESREGLKQVDVVGGIAAFDFVP from the coding sequence GTGGCGGCAACCGTCGCGCTCGGCATCGGTACCGGCTTCGCAGCATTGCCTCCGAACTGCACGGGGAAGAATCCCGTCACGTGCACCTTCGCATACAACGGCACGGACGGCACCGACGGCAGCGTGCAGACGTTCACCGTGCCGGAGAAGGTCCGCGTGCTCACCATCGACGCCTGGGGCGCGCAGGGCGGCGGCGAGCTCGGCGGGCTCGGCGGTCACGAGCGCGCGATGATCGGCGTCACGCCCGGCGAGACGCTGTACATCCACGTCGGCGGCCAGCCCGGCGGATCGACGGGCGGGTACAACGGCGGCGGAGACGCTCACCTCGGCCTGGCCGGAGGCGGTGGCGCGAGCGACGTGCGCCGGGCGCCGGGCGGCCTGAATGACCGCGTGGTCGTCGCCGGCGGTGGCGGCGGCGAGGGTGAGAAGAGCCCGTTCGCCATCGGGTTGCCGACGACCCCCGTCGAAGGCGGCGCCGGCGGCGCGATGCCGGGGACGCGCAGCCCCGCCTGCACGGAGTCGATCTTCGCCGTCTGTGGCGGCGGCGGCAGCACCACCGGCGGCGTGGCCGGCTTCTGCGTCAACAGCACCGGCAAGCCGTCCGCCGGCGCCGAAGGCGTGGGCGGATCCGGCAACACCTGCGGGGCCGGAGGCGGCGGCGGGTACCTCGGTGGCGGCGGTGGAGGCCTCGACGGCATCATCGAGAACGGCGAGACCCTGTTCTTTGGTCCGGGCGGCGGCGGCTCGGGCCACGTCCTGGATGGCGTCCGCCAGCTGCAGGAGCAGGGAGTGCGCTCGGGGCACGGCTTGGTGACCATCACGTACGGCACCAAGCCGGTGGTGCCGGTCGGCAACGTCGTGTGCCCGTGGATCTCGGGCACGGCGAAATTCGCCAAGCCCCTGAAGAACACGCCGAGCACCAAGCCGGTGAAGCTCACGCTGAAGCTCACGGGCAGCTGCGACGGCTCGGGTGTGGTGGGAGGCAAGGCGCCGATCACCGACGTCACCGTGAACGCGACCCTGCAGCTCGAGGCGGGCGCGACGTGCTCCCTCGCCCCGTACGCAGCGAGCAAGCCGCAGAAGCTGCAGGTGAAGTGGCAGGGGCGAAATGCCCGCAACAAGCCGATCATGGTCGCCACGACGAAGACCACGATCGCGGAGCCGTTCCAGTACTCGGTGAACGCATCCGAGTTCCAGCTTCGCAGTCCGGTGCTGACCGATCCGAAGAAGCCCTTCGTCAACGACAACGTTCTGATGGTGATCGGCGTCCTGGTCCCACCGGCCGTGCAGCAAGCGATGTGCGAGTCGCGCGAGGGCTTGAAGCAGGTCGACGTCGTCGGCGGCATCGCCGCGTTCGACTTCGTGCCGTAG
- a CDS encoding beta-propeller fold lactonase family protein produces the protein MGSIRSSLRYGVAVAALALATVQSAGATMSELHFLELEPIGTPWFGAREAVPSPDGAYLYVATTEDFGSGGGVAVYARDASSGLLDPVQLLHTGRAHSIAISPDGAHVYVAVAGGFTILTLARDAETGTVSQISSVAGPEAGTDGNDLLVVSPDGRHVYAAGSGVVWYERDPESGALGFGGRIDDPFPEVPGSELGFASALAISPDGKSLYVTDDDRHSLLVFTLDDVTGEPTAVHGFVQGDDGIDGLTQAANVEVSPDGRNVHVSGLLDDVASFARDPDDGTLTFLGVATGRGGDATTLAIAISPDGGRLYAPSISPPPCCVNELLVFARDPETGELARVESVRAQQAPDSNGLSALSSAVVSPDGRHLYVSVGLLGVAAFRIDPLCAPEPLASCAEQPATAKSALVVHDRPGSDKDSLDWRLQRADVAREALGDPRTDTDLALCVYAAQGDAWRQISQIHVPAGGTCGGKPCWRPLGGADARRGFVRRDPRAEHGGLRELALRVGTGGRGSVVARLKGDTDGVSVPNLPLAADRVVAQLATEGGACWQSTFSAPALASDARRFRDRGD, from the coding sequence ATGGGGTCGATCCGGAGCTCGCTGCGGTACGGCGTGGCGGTCGCGGCGCTCGCGCTCGCGACGGTGCAGAGCGCGGGCGCGACGATGTCCGAGCTCCACTTCCTCGAGCTGGAGCCCATCGGGACACCGTGGTTCGGCGCGCGCGAAGCGGTCCCGAGCCCGGACGGCGCCTACCTCTACGTGGCGACGACGGAAGACTTCGGCTCGGGCGGCGGCGTCGCGGTCTACGCCCGCGATGCGTCGAGCGGTCTTCTCGATCCCGTGCAGCTGCTTCACACGGGGCGCGCGCACTCCATCGCGATCAGCCCGGACGGCGCTCACGTCTACGTGGCCGTCGCCGGCGGATTCACGATCTTGACGCTGGCGCGTGACGCAGAGACCGGCACGGTGAGCCAGATCTCGTCCGTTGCCGGTCCGGAGGCCGGCACCGACGGGAACGACCTTCTCGTCGTGAGCCCGGACGGACGGCACGTCTACGCGGCCGGCTCGGGGGTGGTCTGGTACGAGCGCGACCCGGAGAGCGGCGCGCTCGGCTTCGGCGGCCGCATCGACGATCCCTTCCCCGAAGTCCCCGGGTCCGAGCTCGGCTTCGCGAGCGCGCTGGCGATCAGCCCGGACGGGAAGAGCCTCTACGTCACCGACGACGACCGACACTCGCTCCTGGTCTTTACTCTTGACGACGTGACGGGCGAGCCGACCGCGGTGCACGGCTTCGTCCAGGGCGATGACGGCATCGATGGGCTCACTCAGGCGGCGAACGTCGAAGTGAGCCCGGACGGCCGGAACGTCCACGTGAGCGGACTGCTCGACGACGTGGCGTCCTTCGCACGCGACCCCGACGACGGAACCCTCACCTTCCTCGGCGTGGCCACCGGCCGCGGCGGCGACGCCACGACGCTCGCGATCGCGATCAGCCCCGACGGCGGGCGGCTCTACGCGCCCTCGATCTCCCCGCCGCCCTGCTGCGTCAACGAGCTCTTGGTGTTCGCGCGCGATCCCGAGACCGGCGAGCTCGCGAGGGTCGAATCCGTGCGCGCGCAGCAGGCGCCCGACTCCAACGGGCTCTCCGCCCTCAGCTCTGCGGTCGTGAGCCCCGATGGACGCCACCTCTACGTGAGCGTGGGACTCCTCGGCGTCGCCGCGTTCCGCATCGACCCACTGTGCGCGCCCGAGCCGCTCGCGTCGTGCGCGGAGCAGCCGGCCACGGCGAAGAGCGCGCTCGTCGTCCACGACCGCCCGGGAAGCGACAAGGATTCCCTCGACTGGCGCCTGCAGCGCGCCGACGTCGCGCGCGAGGCGCTCGGCGATCCGCGCACGGACACGGACCTCGCGCTCTGCGTCTACGCGGCGCAGGGCGACGCGTGGCGGCAGATCTCGCAGATCCACGTGCCCGCAGGCGGCACGTGCGGCGGCAAGCCCTGCTGGCGGCCGCTCGGCGGTGCCGACGCGCGGCGCGGCTTCGTGCGCCGCGACCCGCGGGCCGAGCACGGCGGCCTGCGCGAGCTCGCGCTGCGCGTCGGCACCGGCGGACGCGGCAGCGTCGTCGCGCGCCTCAAGGGCGACACCGACGGGGTGAGCGTGCCGAACCTGCCGCTCGCCGCCGATCGCGTGGTCGCGCAGCTCGCGACCGAGGGCGGCGCGTGCTGGCAGAGCACGTTCTCCGCGCCCGCGCTGGCGAGCGACGCGCGCCGCTTCCGCGACCGCGGCGATTGA
- a CDS encoding SDR family NAD(P)-dependent oxidoreductase, producing MRTMAQAGWSASPTVVITGAASGIGRALARAYAARGARVALLDVDGPALEAAASGLANATTHRCDVASVAAVDEARDAVLAAHGTVHLLVCNAGISAAGPVEALPLDVFRRTMDVNFWGVVHACRSFVPTLRATAARGERAHLAIVLSDFALLSLPTKAAYAASKHAAKAFTEALAAELQGSGVRVSAIYPGATATDIVRRGHAVDPAKRDREAEFLAQGLPPEEVARRIVRAVDAGRARVLIGRDTRAIDVATRLAPGVMQAGVRRLWRRVPFL from the coding sequence ATGCGGACGATGGCACAGGCGGGCTGGTCGGCGTCGCCGACCGTGGTGATCACCGGCGCGGCGAGCGGCATCGGGCGTGCTCTCGCGCGGGCGTACGCGGCGCGCGGCGCGCGCGTCGCGCTGCTCGACGTCGACGGGCCGGCGCTCGAGGCTGCGGCCTCCGGGCTCGCGAACGCGACGACGCACCGCTGCGACGTCGCGAGCGTCGCCGCGGTCGACGAGGCGCGCGACGCCGTGCTCGCCGCGCACGGCACGGTGCACCTCCTCGTGTGCAACGCCGGCATCTCGGCCGCGGGTCCGGTCGAGGCGCTGCCGCTCGACGTCTTCCGCCGCACGATGGACGTCAACTTCTGGGGCGTCGTGCACGCGTGTCGCAGCTTCGTGCCGACGCTGCGCGCGACGGCGGCGCGCGGCGAGCGCGCGCATCTCGCGATCGTGCTCAGCGACTTCGCGCTGCTGTCGCTGCCGACCAAGGCGGCGTACGCGGCGTCGAAGCACGCCGCGAAGGCGTTCACCGAGGCGCTCGCCGCGGAGCTGCAGGGCAGCGGCGTGCGCGTGAGCGCGATCTACCCCGGCGCGACCGCGACCGACATCGTGCGCCGCGGCCACGCCGTCGACCCCGCGAAGCGCGACCGCGAGGCCGAGTTCCTCGCGCAGGGGCTGCCGCCGGAGGAGGTCGCGCGCCGCATCGTGCGCGCCGTCGACGCAGGTCGCGCGCGCGTGCTCATCGGACGCGACACGCGCGCGATCGACGTCGCGACGCGGCTCGCGCCGGGGGTGATGCAGGCGGGCGTGCGTCGGTTGTGGCGGCGGGTGCCGTTTCTCTGA
- a CDS encoding gluconate 2-dehydrogenase subunit 3 family protein, protein MAILYRRRTVLQLLAATGAATALPWLPGCSDRATSSTPARFFTPEERAVIEQLAAAVVPEGGTVGALGTDAVEYIDRWLAAFDDDPPQVYRSGPFSGRTPFPDSATGQPSERFPENDFLDVLPLTRLQELSFRIELLGAASVPNGAVNAALAASDPDAPLTGTWPGLQALYRQAVVDLNAYAREQGAPDFAALDDAQKLAALNATDHRFVDAFLAHLAEGMFSAPEYGGNRGLAGWRDYTFDGDSQPLGHTLFDATTETLYDRPDQPNQTLDPARPNDGLEPEVERFVDVITRVQGGVRFF, encoded by the coding sequence ATGGCGATCCTCTACCGACGCAGGACCGTCCTGCAGCTCCTCGCCGCAACCGGCGCCGCGACCGCGCTGCCGTGGCTGCCCGGCTGCAGCGACCGCGCGACGAGCAGCACGCCGGCGCGCTTCTTCACGCCGGAGGAGCGCGCGGTGATCGAGCAGCTCGCCGCGGCGGTGGTGCCCGAGGGCGGCACGGTCGGCGCGCTCGGCACCGACGCGGTCGAGTACATCGACCGCTGGCTCGCGGCCTTCGACGACGATCCGCCGCAGGTCTACCGCAGCGGACCGTTCAGCGGCCGCACGCCGTTTCCCGATTCCGCGACCGGCCAGCCGAGCGAGCGCTTCCCAGAGAACGACTTCCTCGACGTCCTGCCGCTGACGCGCCTGCAGGAGCTGTCGTTTCGCATCGAGCTGCTCGGCGCGGCGTCGGTTCCGAACGGAGCGGTGAACGCGGCGCTCGCGGCGAGCGATCCCGACGCGCCGCTCACCGGCACGTGGCCCGGGCTGCAGGCGCTCTACCGCCAAGCCGTCGTCGATCTGAACGCGTACGCCAGAGAGCAGGGCGCGCCCGACTTCGCCGCGCTCGACGACGCGCAGAAGCTCGCCGCGCTGAACGCGACCGACCATCGCTTCGTCGACGCGTTCCTCGCGCACCTCGCGGAGGGCATGTTCTCGGCGCCCGAGTACGGCGGCAACCGCGGCCTCGCGGGCTGGCGCGACTACACCTTCGACGGCGACAGCCAGCCGCTCGGCCACACGCTCTTCGACGCGACCACCGAGACGCTCTACGACCGCCCCGACCAGCCGAACCAGACGCTCGATCCCGCACGGCCGAACGACGGCCTCGAGCCCGAGGTCGAGAGGTTCGTCGACGTGATCACGCGCGTCCAGGGCGGCGTGCGCTTCTTCTGA
- a CDS encoding GMC family oxidoreductase translates to MALPSRVPNVLGETSLDRFDAIVIGFGAGGGAATRVLATNGLKVCVLEAGNNYFLGLDDPAPGNPVSLFSNDELKMTARELIRQQARIEPRTFRESEADGPRKLIGAVQNLPKTVGGGWVHADMKTPRFTEFDFHLGTLLGDVPGASFADWPLDYWELEPFYGAAERLLGVAGDADADPFASPRSGPYPMPPGARMYVDNLLSEGARKLGLHPYPFPGAQNTRFYRGRPPCNDCGFCSGYGCPINAKGSVAMQRDALLTGNVQVRYNSIATRLVTDASGRRVVRVEYLDPDGNPASVAADHVLLAASPIESTRLLLLSDPGGPGLGNSSGLVGRNLMFHHQTIGVGIYREDLHGERGKSVSGGFSDFRGVPNDPNRPLGGVVEFGTNSEKIVDALQYMRLGFRGETLKSFLRSSPFGRHIAVLIMQGEDAPQPTNRVDLDPDVKDIHGLPVPRITYAPHPFEIMARMFYGPKLIELHGAAGAQFAFVAPNYDGGPTPTTSHIMGTMRMGNDPKLSVTDRFCRFHDVENLYSADGAPFPTGSGYNPTLTIQALAMRTAGAIVDPLRPEAVIEKDA, encoded by the coding sequence ATGGCGCTTCCCTCCCGCGTCCCGAACGTGCTCGGCGAGACGAGCCTCGACCGCTTCGACGCGATCGTGATCGGCTTCGGCGCGGGCGGCGGCGCGGCGACGCGCGTGCTCGCGACCAACGGGCTCAAGGTCTGCGTGCTCGAGGCCGGCAACAACTACTTCCTCGGCCTCGACGACCCCGCGCCCGGCAACCCGGTGTCGCTGTTCTCGAACGACGAGCTCAAGATGACCGCGCGCGAGCTGATCCGCCAGCAGGCGCGCATCGAGCCGCGCACCTTCCGCGAGTCGGAGGCGGACGGTCCGCGCAAGCTGATCGGCGCGGTGCAGAACCTGCCGAAGACGGTCGGCGGCGGCTGGGTGCACGCCGACATGAAGACGCCGCGCTTCACCGAGTTCGACTTCCACCTGGGCACGCTGCTCGGCGACGTCCCCGGCGCGAGCTTCGCCGACTGGCCGCTCGATTACTGGGAGCTCGAGCCGTTCTACGGCGCGGCCGAGCGCCTGCTCGGCGTCGCGGGCGACGCCGACGCCGATCCGTTCGCCTCGCCGCGCTCGGGGCCGTACCCGATGCCGCCTGGCGCGCGGATGTACGTCGACAACCTGCTCTCGGAGGGCGCGCGCAAGCTCGGGCTGCACCCGTACCCGTTCCCCGGCGCGCAGAACACGCGCTTCTACCGCGGCCGTCCGCCGTGCAACGACTGTGGCTTTTGCAGCGGCTACGGCTGCCCGATCAACGCCAAGGGCTCGGTCGCGATGCAGCGCGACGCGCTGCTCACCGGCAACGTGCAGGTGCGCTACAACTCGATCGCGACGCGGCTCGTGACCGACGCCTCGGGTCGCCGCGTCGTCCGCGTCGAGTACCTCGACCCCGACGGCAACCCCGCGAGCGTCGCCGCCGACCACGTGCTGCTCGCCGCGAGCCCGATCGAGTCGACGCGCCTCTTGCTGCTGTCGGATCCCGGCGGACCGGGGCTCGGCAACTCCTCGGGGCTCGTCGGGCGGAACCTGATGTTCCACCACCAGACGATCGGCGTCGGCATCTACCGCGAGGACCTGCACGGCGAGCGCGGCAAGTCGGTGTCGGGCGGCTTCTCCGACTTCCGCGGCGTGCCGAACGATCCGAACCGTCCGCTCGGCGGCGTCGTCGAGTTCGGCACCAACTCGGAGAAGATCGTCGACGCGCTCCAGTACATGCGCCTCGGCTTCCGCGGCGAGACGCTCAAGAGCTTCCTGCGCTCGAGCCCGTTCGGACGCCACATCGCGGTGCTGATCATGCAAGGCGAGGACGCGCCGCAGCCGACCAACCGCGTCGACCTCGACCCCGACGTCAAGGACATCCACGGCCTGCCGGTGCCGCGCATCACCTACGCGCCGCACCCCTTCGAGATCATGGCGCGAATGTTCTACGGCCCGAAGCTGATCGAGCTGCACGGCGCGGCCGGTGCGCAGTTCGCCTTCGTCGCGCCGAACTACGACGGCGGCCCGACGCCGACGACGTCGCACATCATGGGCACGATGCGCATGGGCAACGACCCGAAGCTGTCGGTCACCGACCGCTTCTGCCGCTTCCACGACGTCGAGAACCTCTACAGCGCCGACGGCGCGCCGTTCCCGACCGGCTCGGGCTACAACCCGACCTTGACGATCCAGGCGCTCGCGATGCGCACCGCGGGCGCGATCGTCGACCCGTTGCGCCCCGAGGCGGTGATCGAAAAAGACGCTTGA